The Punica granatum isolate Tunisia-2019 chromosome 4, ASM765513v2, whole genome shotgun sequence genome has a window encoding:
- the LOC116202546 gene encoding UDP-glucose 4-epimerase GEPI48 has translation MAPSILVTGGAGYIGSHTVLQLLLGGFRVVVVDNLDNASEIAIHRVKELAGGFGGNLSFHKLDLRDRPALEKLFSCSKFDAVIHFAGLKAVGESVQKPLLYFDNNLVGTITLLEVMAAHGCKKLVFSSSATVYGWPKEVPCTEEFPLCATNPYGRTKLFIEEICRDVYQSDPGWKIILLRYFNPVGAHPSGYIGEDPRGIPNNLMPFVQQVAVGRRPALTVYGNDYSTKDGTGVRDYIHVIDLADGHIAALRKLDESGIGCEVYNLGTGKGTSVLEMVTAFEKASGKKIPLVMAGRRPGDAEIVYASTEKAESELNWKAKYGIEEMCRDQWNWASKNPYGYESPEHSK, from the exons ATGGCCCCGAGCATATTGGTGACCGGAGGCGCCGGCTACATTGGGAGTCACACGGTGCTCCAGCTCCTTCTCGGTGGTTTCAGGGTCGTCGTAGTCGATAACCTGGACAACGCCTCCGAAATCGCCATTCACCGCGTCAAGGAGCTCGCGGGCGGGTTTGGCGGTAATCTCTCCTTCCACAAG TTGGACCTTCGCGACAGACCAGCTTTGGAGAAATTGTTTTCGTGCTCAAA GTTTGATGCTGTCATTCACTTTGCTGGACTGAAAGCAGTTGGTGAAAGTGTTCAAAAACCATTGCTGTACTTTGATAACAACCTGGTTGGGACGATAACCCTGTTGGAAGTTATGGCTGCCCATGGATGCAAGAAG CTTGTATTTTCCTCATCAGCCACTGTTTATGGTTGGCCAAAGGAGGTTCCATGTACAGAAGAGTTCCCACTTTGTGCAACGAATCCATATGGACGAACAAAG CTTTTCATTGAAGAAATATGCCGGGATGTCTACCAGTCTGACCCTGGATGGAAGATCATATTGCTTAGATACTTCAACCCAGTTGGAGCGCATCCTAGTGGCTACATTGGGGAGGACCCGCGTGGAATCCCAAACAATCTGATGCCATTTGTGCAGCAAGTTGCCGTTGGCAGGCGACCTGCCCTGACAGTTTATGGAAACGACTATTCAACAAAGGATGGAACTGGG GTACGTGATTATATCCACGTCATTGACTTAGCAGATGGGCACATTGCTGCATTGCGCAAATTGGATGAATCTGGTATAG GCTGTGAAGTGTATAACCTTGGGACAGGGAAGGGAACATCAGTCCTCGAGATGGTTACAGCATTTGAAAAGGCATCTGGGAAG AAAATTCCACTTGTTATGGCTGGAAGGCGGCCCGGTGATGCAGAAATCGTGTATGCATCAACAGAGAAGGCTGAGAGCGAATTGAACTGGAA GGCAAAGTATGGAATAGAGGAGATGTGCAGGGACCAATGGAACTGGGCCAGCAAAAACCCTTATGGCTACGAATCTCCAGAGCACTCCAAGTGA